Proteins encoded within one genomic window of Pseudomonadota bacterium:
- the hpaR gene encoding homoprotocatechuate degradation operon regulator HpaR, with the protein MPKAHRRAPAVPTQTRRSIPIALLRAREQVMGRFRPMLAEHGVTEQQWRVLRVVAESEAIDASELAHRACILAPSLTRIAKHLEDGGLIKRVKDARDARRARFDIAPDGLALIDAMAADREAIYASIETEFGHERMETLLELLEQLAEL; encoded by the coding sequence ATGCCCAAGGCCCACCGGCGCGCCCCTGCGGTGCCAACCCAGACGCGGCGGTCGATTCCGATTGCGTTGTTGCGCGCGCGCGAGCAGGTGATGGGTCGGTTTCGGCCGATGTTGGCCGAGCACGGCGTGACCGAACAGCAGTGGCGGGTGCTTCGGGTGGTGGCCGAGAGCGAGGCCATCGACGCGTCGGAGCTCGCCCATCGGGCCTGCATTCTCGCACCGAGCCTCACACGCATCGCCAAACACCTCGAGGACGGCGGGCTGATCAAGCGCGTGAAAGACGCACGGGACGCGCGGCGTGCACGTTTCGATATCGCGCCGGACGGGCTTGCACTGATCGACGCGATGGCGGCGGACCGCGAAGCGATTTACGCGTCAATCGAGACCGAGTTCGGCCACGAACGCATGGAAACCCTGCTGGAACTGCTCGAGCAGTTGGCCGAACTTTGA